A stretch of Paracoccus sp. N5 DNA encodes these proteins:
- a CDS encoding phage tail tube protein, with amino-acid sequence MPATNAQIGLGSRFGIKNGATYTAVAEVTRITPAGWSRNTVDATHLESPDAYAEFIAGLKTGSDCTFDVNWIPAPSDPLLAAFEAGDGDFQILFPSGTVAMQFAGVVTEFKPGEVSPEGKLSASVTIKPSGKPLIVTVPAP; translated from the coding sequence ATGCCTGCAACGAACGCCCAGATCGGTCTCGGGAGCCGGTTCGGCATCAAGAATGGTGCCACCTATACCGCCGTGGCCGAAGTCACGCGCATTACGCCGGCCGGCTGGTCGCGCAACACGGTCGACGCGACCCATCTCGAAAGCCCGGACGCCTATGCCGAATTCATCGCCGGACTGAAGACCGGCTCGGATTGCACCTTCGACGTGAACTGGATTCCGGCTCCGTCCGATCCGCTGCTGGCGGCTTTCGAGGCTGGCGATGGCGACTTCCAGATCCTCTTCCCGTCCGGAACGGTCGCGATGCAATTCGCCGGCGTGGTGACCGAGTTCAAGCCGGGCGAGGTGTCGCCCGAGGGCAAGCTTTCCGCTTCTGTCACGATCAAGCCCTCGGGCAAGCCGCTGATCGTCACCGTTCCGGCCCCGTAA
- a CDS encoding IS5 family transposase (programmed frameshift) has protein sequence MNLARNLISDDEWTFFEGFIRAVRHPNGRKPADHRLVLNGIFWIARTGAPWRDLPEEFGKWSSVYRQFRRWTLAGLWEDILDALNHAGIAPDKLQMVDSTVIRAHHHAAGAKGGPPKEALGRSRGGFSTKIHLRVNGAGLPMRTEITPGQDSDYTGYDMVMADNLPQPAVLVADRGYDSDKIREDIESRNALPMIPMRRNRRVRKAVDMTIYTLRNMVERCFNKLKNSRRLATRYDKTAESFLGFVDVACIRLWLRHLST, from the exons ATGAACTTGGCACGCAACCTGATATCCGACGATGAGTGGACCTTCTTCGAGGGCTTCATTCGTGCCGTCCGGCACCCTAACGGGCGGAAACCTGCGGACCATCGTCTTGTTCTGAATGGTATATTCTGGATCGCAAGGACTGGTGCGCCATGGCGCGATCTGCCCGAAGAGTTTGGCAAGTGGTCCTCGGTCTACCGTCAGTTCCGCCGCTGGACTTTGGCGGGACTGTGGGAGGATATCCTGGATGCGCTGAACCACGCTGGGATCGCGCCAGACAAGCTCCAGATGGTTGATAGCACTGTGATCCGCGCCCATCATCATGCGGCGGGCGCAAAAGGGGGAC CTCCGAAAGAGGCTCTTGGCCGTTCGAGAGGCGGCTTCTCGACCAAGATCCATCTCCGCGTCAACGGCGCAGGCCTCCCGATGAGGACCGAGATCACGCCGGGGCAGGATTCCGACTACACCGGCTATGATATGGTGATGGCCGACAACCTGCCGCAACCAGCAGTTCTGGTCGCCGACAGGGGCTATGACTCTGATAAAATTCGGGAAGACATCGAGAGCCGCAACGCCCTGCCCATGATACCGATGCGAAGGAACCGAAGGGTGCGCAAGGCTGTCGACATGACCATCTACACCCTGCGCAACATGGTCGAGCGCTGCTTCAACAAGCTGAAAAATAGCCGCCGCCTTGCAACCCGCTACGACAAAACCGCCGAAAGCTTCCTTGGCTTCGTCGACGTCGCCTGCATCAGGCTCTGGCTCCGCCATTTGTCAACATGA
- a CDS encoding phage tail length tape measure family protein yields MATNVGVLKATLGLDTAGFSAGIGKAKTEITGLNDTATRAGAQLRSAAGANANLVSQFNDIGVMLAAGQSPLQLALQQGTQISQVLSQMGGGVGALRALGSAFVGMLNPVSLATIGVIGFGAAAVQWLMPAKEEAKKTKSAFDQLKDSMSTYNDALSLSLLYTGEAEKKYGEEAQRGADIAQRIMLIEAEKTRSSVSSILAKAYSDMGFDAFGDRGIDGAGRIASANLAEAAGKLGFKSSWSDTLFGVGGISRENLALAESLGNTMRDIYTYVSQPVPDGGLDDYLIGLRQHLDDYTAQLNALKDAGADESALNAINEQMVPLQRALLEGEAKRAEIRAADAAKATEMLGTLEQQLYMNQLVAEHGKESVEVRQAELDAEYAKQVAAIESLNITDEQKESLYDALGALHDNESQTLAWADAMAQVNAELQGAYSLIASIGGGMIMNAKINAARAVREAGGSALEARRAGEIAARKQEILNGRDTFGSQYFGMSDVELQGHLDQVDIDQSLQDEWSGLITEPRRSRGGGSGRGGRGRRGAKRERANEFERATADIQSQTEAYQRQAEAIAQVTAAGGDWEHALAVIEEEQKLLNAAQKAGVPITEEMKAKVKEWAEANITAEETLERIRTATERGTDTARDFFGSILDGKDAAMQALEQLLAQIAKVQFAKGMLGLIGSTSWGSTIIKGIGDLQSFDGGGDTGPGPRAGGLDGKGGFLAMMHPDETVIDRTKGQSVGGGVILVEIDKSPYFDARVTQIADQSSANMGKAVSASIKPTVQQYQVNPRKNR; encoded by the coding sequence ATGGCGACGAATGTCGGTGTCTTGAAGGCCACGCTTGGTCTGGATACGGCCGGTTTTTCTGCCGGGATCGGCAAGGCCAAGACCGAAATCACAGGTCTCAATGATACGGCCACCAGGGCCGGCGCCCAACTGCGCTCGGCCGCTGGCGCCAATGCCAACCTGGTGTCGCAGTTCAACGACATCGGCGTCATGCTGGCCGCGGGGCAGAGCCCTCTGCAATTGGCCCTTCAGCAGGGCACCCAGATCAGCCAGGTGCTGAGCCAGATGGGGGGTGGAGTCGGCGCGTTGCGGGCCCTCGGCTCGGCCTTCGTCGGTATGCTGAACCCGGTCTCGCTGGCCACAATCGGCGTGATCGGCTTCGGTGCCGCGGCGGTCCAATGGCTCATGCCGGCCAAGGAGGAGGCAAAGAAGACCAAAAGCGCTTTCGACCAGCTCAAGGACAGCATGTCGACCTATAACGACGCGCTGAGCCTGTCGTTGCTATACACGGGCGAGGCCGAGAAGAAATACGGCGAAGAGGCGCAGCGCGGCGCTGATATCGCCCAACGCATCATGTTGATCGAGGCCGAGAAGACCCGCTCTTCGGTATCGAGCATTCTTGCCAAGGCCTATTCGGACATGGGCTTCGATGCTTTCGGGGATCGCGGGATAGATGGCGCCGGGCGCATTGCCTCGGCCAACCTGGCGGAGGCCGCTGGCAAACTCGGGTTCAAGTCGAGCTGGAGCGACACCCTGTTCGGTGTCGGTGGCATCAGCCGGGAAAATCTCGCGCTGGCCGAAAGCCTCGGCAACACGATGCGCGACATCTATACCTATGTCAGCCAGCCGGTGCCCGATGGCGGCCTCGACGATTATCTGATTGGCCTGCGCCAGCATCTGGACGATTACACCGCGCAGCTGAACGCGCTGAAGGATGCCGGCGCCGACGAATCGGCGCTGAATGCCATCAACGAGCAGATGGTGCCGCTTCAGCGCGCCTTGCTGGAGGGCGAGGCGAAGCGGGCCGAGATCCGCGCCGCCGATGCGGCCAAGGCTACCGAAATGCTGGGGACGCTGGAGCAGCAGCTCTACATGAACCAGCTGGTCGCCGAACATGGCAAGGAATCGGTGGAGGTGCGCCAGGCCGAGCTCGACGCCGAATATGCCAAGCAGGTCGCTGCCATCGAATCGCTGAACATCACCGATGAGCAAAAGGAGTCGCTCTACGACGCACTGGGCGCGCTGCATGACAACGAAAGCCAGACGCTCGCTTGGGCGGATGCCATGGCGCAGGTGAATGCCGAGTTGCAGGGAGCCTATTCGCTGATCGCTTCGATCGGCGGCGGCATGATCATGAATGCGAAGATCAATGCTGCAAGGGCGGTGCGCGAAGCGGGCGGCAGCGCCCTGGAGGCACGGCGCGCGGGTGAGATCGCTGCCCGGAAACAGGAAATCCTGAATGGTCGCGATACGTTCGGCTCGCAGTATTTCGGGATGTCCGACGTGGAGTTGCAGGGGCATCTCGATCAGGTCGATATCGATCAGTCGTTGCAGGACGAATGGTCGGGCCTGATCACTGAGCCGCGCCGGAGCCGTGGCGGTGGTTCTGGTCGCGGCGGCCGCGGGCGCCGGGGCGCAAAGCGCGAGCGGGCGAATGAGTTCGAGCGTGCGACGGCCGATATCCAGTCCCAGACCGAGGCCTATCAGCGCCAGGCCGAGGCCATCGCGCAGGTGACGGCGGCCGGCGGCGATTGGGAACACGCGCTGGCCGTGATCGAGGAGGAGCAGAAGCTGCTGAACGCCGCGCAGAAAGCCGGCGTCCCGATCACCGAGGAGATGAAGGCCAAGGTCAAGGAATGGGCCGAGGCGAACATCACCGCCGAAGAGACCCTGGAGCGCATCCGCACCGCCACCGAAAGGGGGACCGATACGGCGCGCGACTTCTTTGGTTCCATACTCGACGGCAAGGATGCCGCCATGCAGGCGCTGGAGCAACTGCTGGCCCAGATTGCCAAGGTCCAGTTCGCCAAAGGCATGCTCGGGTTGATCGGAAGCACATCGTGGGGCTCTACCATCATCAAAGGCATAGGGGACCTGCAATCATTCGACGGCGGCGGTGATACCGGTCCCGGCCCTCGCGCGGGTGGTCTGGATGGAAAGGGAGGCTTCCTGGCGATGATGCACCCGGATGAGACGGTGATTGATCGCACGAAGGGCCAGTCGGTCGGTGGCGGGGTGATCTTGGTTGAAATCGACAAGTCGCCCTATTTCGATGCGCGGGTGACCCAGATCGCGGATCAATCCTCAGCGAACATGGGCAAGGCCGTCAGCGCCAGCATCAAGCCCACGGTCCAGCAATACCAGGTCAACCCGAGAAAGAACCGCTGA
- a CDS encoding DUF4145 domain-containing protein, giving the protein MDDLLPIAGILICQKCYYPILAVFEATRIELINHTKELRKIGTTSKANSRFSMDELRLFPEPKSPQSHSSWPDRVQRLVPDIERMIQQGFDPSIPISTSRTVIDLCTKDLGGEGKSIFDRINDLLAKGIITKPIADWAHKVRLLGRDATHDADGTVEEVAELVNFIHFFLKAAYELSDDIAKGISESDAR; this is encoded by the coding sequence TTGGACGATCTTTTGCCAATAGCCGGCATCCTGATCTGTCAAAAGTGCTATTATCCGATACTTGCCGTGTTCGAGGCGACCCGGATAGAATTAATAAACCACACAAAAGAACTTCGAAAGATTGGCACAACCAGCAAGGCGAATTCACGATTCAGCATGGACGAGCTTCGTCTTTTTCCTGAGCCAAAATCTCCGCAGAGCCATTCATCATGGCCAGACCGTGTTCAACGATTGGTCCCTGATATAGAGCGGATGATCCAACAAGGATTTGACCCGAGTATTCCCATTTCAACATCCAGAACCGTGATCGACCTCTGCACGAAAGACTTGGGTGGAGAGGGGAAGTCCATTTTTGACAGGATAAATGATCTGCTTGCCAAAGGAATAATCACAAAACCTATCGCGGACTGGGCGCACAAAGTCCGGTTGTTAGGCAGAGATGCTACCCATGACGCAGACGGTACCGTTGAAGAAGTGGCCGAACTCGTCAATTTTATCCACTTCTTCCTCAAGGCTGCATATGAACTGAGCGATGATATCGCCAAGGGAATTTCAGAGAGTGATGCTCGCTAA
- a CDS encoding DUF2190 family protein produces the protein MKNWVQPGEHITVPAPAEVSGGEGVLVGAIFGVAQGDADVGEPVVLVRRGVFELPKTSAQAWTAGAKVYWDAAAKLVTTTASGNTLIGAAVEVAANPSASGIVLLDGAIR, from the coding sequence ATGAAAAACTGGGTCCAACCGGGTGAGCATATCACCGTTCCGGCCCCCGCCGAGGTTTCGGGCGGCGAAGGCGTTCTTGTCGGTGCCATTTTCGGCGTGGCGCAGGGCGACGCGGATGTCGGCGAGCCGGTCGTTCTGGTTCGGCGCGGTGTCTTCGAGCTGCCGAAGACCTCGGCACAGGCCTGGACGGCCGGCGCCAAGGTCTATTGGGATGCGGCGGCCAAGCTGGTGACCACGACCGCTTCCGGCAACACCCTGATCGGTGCGGCCGTGGAGGTCGCGGCAAACCCGTCGGCCTCCGGCATCGTGTTGCTGGACGGCGCGATCCGCTGA